A region of Maridesulfovibrio sp. DNA encodes the following proteins:
- a CDS encoding HAMP domain-containing sensor histidine kinase, protein MSLLDKEMKMARVCRKIRQSLFTKLALVLVMGVVAINAVTMHLYSTQKREHDTTLNQSLLQYARYLAGRVGSPPDRSKAEALARQRPMRITYTGKNSWIVGETEEKFPERFLAPRFSQEGIEILNLHENYRLRVPLASGELLTFDLFSTEAERSALRQFGIYSLVGSCLIMLVIYLVLRLLLRPIEWLTEGAESVRDGRLDTRVQMRGSGQLRELCETFNQMAIRLETLVTGQRDLVLGVSHELRTPLTRLKLRLEMLDTEIDTSAIKQDVGQMETMITSLLETAKMHHGADGIQAQSVDMAQLVAYVASSYQAQPPGIVLDITQDPVMAMVDPQKITMALNMLLDNAIKYSAPDGPPVEVSLQVRNYEVSIIITDHGIGIPEESISHLFDPFYRVDESRTRDTGGYGLGLYLCQTIIKAHRAHIEVVSTLGAGTTFRITFQS, encoded by the coding sequence ATGTCTTTATTGGACAAGGAAATGAAGATGGCTAGAGTTTGTAGAAAAATCAGGCAATCCCTGTTCACTAAATTGGCCTTGGTGCTCGTCATGGGGGTTGTGGCCATTAATGCCGTCACTATGCATCTATACTCCACCCAGAAACGTGAACATGACACCACGTTAAACCAGAGTTTACTGCAGTATGCGCGTTACCTTGCCGGCCGAGTCGGCTCCCCGCCGGACAGGAGTAAGGCGGAGGCTCTAGCTCGCCAACGGCCTATGCGCATCACCTATACGGGAAAAAATTCATGGATTGTTGGTGAAACGGAAGAGAAATTTCCAGAAAGATTCCTTGCTCCACGCTTCTCCCAAGAAGGAATTGAAATACTCAATCTTCATGAAAATTATAGACTGCGTGTTCCGCTCGCCTCTGGTGAGCTCTTGACTTTTGATCTGTTTTCCACAGAAGCCGAACGGTCTGCGTTGCGTCAATTCGGGATTTATTCCCTCGTGGGCTCTTGCCTGATCATGCTGGTCATCTACCTTGTCCTGCGGCTCCTTCTTCGTCCCATTGAGTGGTTGACTGAAGGGGCTGAGTCTGTCCGGGATGGCAGGCTTGATACACGTGTGCAGATGAGAGGTTCCGGCCAACTAAGAGAACTTTGCGAAACCTTTAACCAAATGGCGATTCGACTGGAAACCCTTGTGACGGGACAACGGGATTTGGTGCTTGGAGTCAGCCATGAATTACGAACTCCGCTCACCCGCCTCAAGCTAAGACTTGAAATGCTGGACACAGAGATCGACACCTCGGCTATCAAGCAGGATGTAGGGCAAATGGAAACCATGATCACCTCGCTGCTGGAAACTGCAAAAATGCACCATGGAGCCGATGGTATTCAGGCACAATCGGTGGATATGGCCCAACTCGTTGCCTATGTTGCGAGTAGTTATCAAGCCCAGCCCCCCGGGATTGTGTTAGATATTACTCAAGATCCAGTTATGGCAATGGTCGATCCCCAAAAAATAACGATGGCCTTGAACATGTTGCTGGATAACGCAATCAAGTATTCCGCACCGGACGGTCCTCCTGTCGAAGTCTCGCTACAAGTGCGAAACTATGAGGTCAGCATTATCATCACAGACCACGGCATAGGCATTCCGGAAGAATCGATCAGTCACCTTTTCGATCCTTTCTATAGAGTTGATGAATCCCGAACCCGTGACACAGGGGGGTATGGTCTGGGCCTTTATCTTTGCCAAACAATCATAAAAGCTCATAGGGCGCATATTGAAGTGGTGAGCACCTTGGGCGCGGGCACGACGTTTCGGATAACTTTTCAATCGTGA
- a CDS encoding site-specific integrase, which produces MAKWISVKDEFGKNCGVRYRTHETRKHGIMADRYYAIRFQVNGKRVEEGYGWASNGISEKMAIEKAKELKAKARAGETNFRLRHEKEAQIQAELEESLKGSIDQLFNAYVADLKGKGKKSWKEVQRALLTGKYAAVNFIGRDVKAKRITPKHIQALLKETYKRGPSMASHLRGYLHSAFSYGIVREHDYTRAAQEITFDISNNPVAAIPKDSKAEKVGERVLTSEELKIVWHECNQPAIKLIIATGGQRVLEILECKRTEFDLEENLWVIPAERVKNGREHVVPLTERAKEIVMSRKSKYLHLFPNAGRPSDPREIPSLGRAVTRFCKRVDMKHWTPRDLRRTVRTMLADQQVPSYLLNIHFNHGKQEVGEKHYDKSSHLAEKLEVMGVWENRLKRIVIC; this is translated from the coding sequence ATGGCAAAGTGGATCAGCGTAAAGGATGAGTTCGGCAAAAACTGCGGTGTACGCTACCGCACACACGAAACCCGCAAGCATGGAATCATGGCTGACAGATATTACGCCATTCGTTTTCAGGTGAACGGCAAGCGTGTTGAAGAGGGCTACGGCTGGGCCTCAAATGGTATATCTGAAAAGATGGCCATTGAAAAAGCCAAGGAGCTGAAAGCAAAAGCCCGTGCCGGGGAAACCAATTTTCGCCTCAGACATGAAAAAGAAGCCCAGATCCAAGCCGAGCTTGAAGAATCCCTCAAAGGCTCCATAGACCAACTTTTCAACGCTTACGTTGCCGATCTCAAGGGCAAGGGTAAAAAATCATGGAAAGAGGTTCAACGCGCCCTGCTCACTGGCAAGTATGCCGCGGTAAACTTCATAGGCCGGGACGTAAAAGCCAAGCGCATTACACCGAAGCATATACAAGCCCTTTTGAAGGAAACATATAAGCGCGGCCCGTCCATGGCCTCACACCTCCGGGGCTACCTGCACAGTGCTTTCAGCTATGGAATTGTGCGCGAACACGACTACACCCGCGCTGCACAGGAAATCACTTTCGACATCAGCAACAACCCCGTTGCCGCCATTCCCAAAGATTCAAAGGCTGAAAAGGTCGGTGAACGAGTTCTTACATCTGAAGAGCTGAAAATCGTCTGGCACGAGTGCAACCAGCCAGCAATCAAGTTAATTATCGCTACTGGCGGTCAGCGCGTGCTTGAAATTCTGGAGTGCAAGAGAACTGAATTTGATCTTGAGGAGAACCTTTGGGTTATCCCCGCCGAAAGGGTCAAGAATGGTCGTGAACACGTTGTACCGCTCACAGAAAGGGCAAAAGAAATAGTCATGTCCAGAAAATCAAAATATCTGCATCTCTTCCCCAACGCAGGCCGCCCCAGTGATCCACGCGAGATCCCCAGCTTAGGCCGTGCAGTGACCAGATTCTGCAAGCGCGTAGACATGAAGCATTGGACACCGCGCGACCTGCGCCGCACAGTCAGAACCATGCTCGCCGACCAGCAAGTACCAAGCTACCTGCTCAACATCCATTTCAACCACGGAAAGCAGGAAGTCGGTGAAAAGCACTATGACAAGTCTTCACATCTGGCTGAAAAGTTGGAGGTTATGGGGGTGTGGGAGAATAGGCTTAAACGGATAGTTATTTGTTAG
- a CDS encoding ComEA family DNA-binding protein codes for MNKQFKSVRINTANAKTLQQLKGIGPKLAEKIIAYRKCNGPLLGLKDLTKIEGINHTLAKSIAPDISWRTEII; via the coding sequence ATGAATAAGCAATTTAAATCCGTACGTATCAATACGGCTAATGCCAAAACACTCCAACAGTTAAAAGGCATCGGACCAAAATTAGCTGAAAAGATTATTGCGTACAGGAAATGCAATGGTCCTTTACTCGGCCTCAAAGACCTTACTAAGATAGAAGGAATAAATCATACCCTTGCAAAGTCTATTGCACCTGATATTAGTTGGCGCACAGAAATCATATAA
- a CDS encoding sel1 repeat family protein produces MTQTNYIIFWGYLVLTLLFSLLINVSSLYAEPSESGMVETEQGDAIAQNNLGSMYAEGKGVPQDDVEAVACYRKAAEQGNVAAQVNLGLMYAEGKGVPQNDVEAVAWYRKAAGQGNANAQANLGWMYQYGKGVPQDDVEAVACYRKAAEQGNAGAQNNLGRMYEEGKGVPQDDVEAVAWYRKAAEQGNAVAQVNLGWMYAEGKGVPQDDVEAVFWFRKAAEQGSAAAQANLGVMYGGGKGVPQDDVEAVAWYRKAAEQGNANAQNNLGSMYAEGKGVPQDDVEAVAWYRKAAEQGNAAAQVNLGLMYAEGKGVPQDDVEAVAWYRKAAEQGNAAAQVKLGWMYVEGKGVPQDDVEAVFWFRKAAEQGNANAQNNLGSMYAEGKGVPQDDVEAVFWYRKAAEQGNAAAQVNLGLMYAEGKGVPQDDVEVVAWYRKAAEQGNAAAQVNLGLMYAEGKGVPQDDVEAVAWYRKAAEQGSAAAQNNLGVMFLHGKGVPKDFVKAASFFKQACNRGFPDAMFNLGLCYLTGSRQQVDIVMAYFYMYKAKKNGINDKSLLSTMQLLEGILLPDHIEKAQKMTMPPLDK; encoded by the coding sequence ATGACTCAAACAAATTATATTATTTTTTGGGGATATTTGGTCTTAACACTACTTTTTAGTCTACTCATAAATGTTTCGTCTCTTTATGCAGAGCCCTCTGAAAGTGGAATGGTTGAGACCGAACAGGGGGATGCTATAGCACAGAACAATCTCGGCTCAATGTACGCAGAGGGAAAAGGTGTTCCGCAGGATGATGTCGAGGCCGTCGCTTGCTACCGGAAAGCGGCGGAACAAGGTAATGTTGCTGCACAGGTCAATCTAGGGTTAATGTACGCAGAGGGAAAAGGTGTTCCGCAGAATGATGTCGAGGCCGTCGCTTGGTACCGGAAAGCGGCGGGACAAGGGAATGCCAATGCACAGGCTAATCTCGGCTGGATGTACCAATACGGAAAAGGTGTTCCGCAGGATGATGTCGAGGCCGTCGCTTGCTACCGGAAGGCAGCCGAACAAGGTAATGCTGGTGCACAGAATAACCTCGGCAGGATGTACGAAGAGGGAAAAGGTGTTCCGCAGGATGATGTCGAGGCCGTTGCTTGGTACCGGAAAGCGGCGGAACAAGGGAATGCTGTTGCACAGGTCAATCTCGGCTGGATGTACGCAGAGGGAAAAGGTGTTCCGCAGGATGATGTCGAGGCCGTCTTTTGGTTCCGGAAGGCGGCGGAACAAGGGAGTGCTGCTGCACAGGCCAATCTCGGGGTAATGTACGGAGGCGGAAAAGGTGTTCCGCAGGATGATGTCGAGGCCGTCGCTTGGTACCGGAAGGCGGCGGAACAAGGGAATGCCAATGCACAGAATAATTTAGGCTCAATGTACGCAGAGGGAAAAGGTGTTCCGCAGGATGATGTCGAGGCCGTCGCTTGGTACCGGAAGGCGGCGGAGCAAGGTAATGCTGCTGCACAGGTCAATCTAGGGTTAATGTACGCAGAGGGAAAAGGTGTTCCGCAGGATGATGTCGAGGCCGTCGCTTGGTACCGGAAGGCGGCGGAGCAAGGTAATGCTGCTGCACAGGTCAAACTCGGCTGGATGTACGTAGAGGGAAAAGGTGTTCCGCAGGATGATGTCGAGGCCGTCTTTTGGTTCCGGAAGGCGGCGGAACAAGGGAATGCCAATGCACAGAATAATTTAGGCTCAATGTACGCAGAGGGAAAAGGTGTTCCGCAGGATGATGTCGAGGCCGTCTTTTGGTACCGGAAGGCGGCGGAGCAAGGTAATGCTGCTGCACAGGTCAATCTAGGGTTAATGTACGCAGAGGGAAAAGGTGTTCCGCAGGATGATGTCGAGGTCGTCGCTTGGTACCGGAAGGCGGCGGAGCAAGGTAATGCTGCTGCACAGGTCAATCTAGGGTTAATGTACGCAGAGGGAAAAGGTGTTCCGCAGGATGATGTCGAGGCCGTCGCTTGGTACCGGAAGGCGGCGGAACAAGGGAGTGCCGCTGCACAGAACAACCTCGGCGTAATGTTCCTGCATGGAAAAGGTGTTCCTAAGGATTTTGTAAAGGCGGCATCATTCTTCAAACAGGCCTGCAACCGCGGATTTCCTGATGCAATGTTTAATTTGGGTCTTTGCTATTTGACAGGTAGTCGTCAGCAAGTGGATATTGTTATGGCATATTTCTATATGTATAAAGCAAAAAAAAACGGAATTAACGACAAAAGTCTTTTGTCTACAATGCAACTATTGGAGGGGATACTGCTTCCAGATCATATCGAAAAAGCGCAAAAAATGACAATGCCTCCTTTAGATAAATAA